The Populus trichocarpa isolate Nisqually-1 chromosome 18, P.trichocarpa_v4.1, whole genome shotgun sequence genomic interval aaatcatctcaatacatgtttttttaaaaaatattttaggatatTTCCAATATGACTAGGTCtaaggtttcttttcttttctctgatttaattttatttttcatacggtaaagaagaaataaattgatgagactttttttatattgtacaaaagatgggtgatgataattgttttttatttgaggttgggttgaattttcttattaaaacatattttttttttcggtaaaaaaaatgcttaaaattttttcaattttttaacatttttctttaattcaaattaatattattttatgtttttgtattatttttatttgatgatataagaaatagattttaaaaaataaaaaaatttatctcaatattttttttaaatttcaatttcttgCTGGAGGCATGAATTGCTGCCCAATAGGACCCAATAGTGTTGGGTGCTGATGCATAGCTGGACCCAATAGCCATGGATCTTGTCTCCAGTAGGAAAATGGGGCCTAACGTTATTGGGTCTTGCTTGGCTGCAGGACTCAAAGCTAATGTGTCATGGGCCTGCCTCGGTAAAAGGTCTCAACTGCGTTAGGCCTTGCCTCGCAGCAGGGCCCAACAATGTTGGGCTCTACCTCGAGACGCACATTCTTTAGGCCTTGCCTCAAATTTAGGACCCAACAATGTTGGGCCCTGCATCCCAGCACGCCTAAGGCTGTAGACACCTGGCGCTAGGGTCTGCAGACCCGATCGCCGTATACAATTCTCTTGTGTGCTTTCTCatgacccaattctcttggatCTATCGTCAGGACCCAATTCTGTTGGGTCCGTCGTCACGACCCAAGACTAATGGGTCCTGCGTCAAAACCTAATTTTCTTGGGTTCGGTATCGGGACCGAAGACTAATGGGTCCTGCATCAAGACTCAATTCTCTTGGGTGCAACGTTAGGACCCAAGGTTCTTGAGTCTTaagtttctaaatattattatttgtattataaatattattatttttattataaataaaattattaatattaaaaatattattatttgtgctataaatattattatttttattataattaatatttttatttgtattataaataatattattaataaaataattaataaatttgacaaatattattatcaatattgaaaaacaaccatagttgaagggtaaaaataaaaattattattatcattaataaaattttgaaaaactattattactatcgaaaaaaccatttaaaaaaaaaagattaaaaaaatataagaatttgggtagacaagttaaatattattattaatattataaatattattgttgggtCTGACATTGCAGCCAGACGCAACACTTTtttatcttagattttttttatattttttatgaaaataaaagattagcCCGCGGCGTAATGCGGGCCACTTAACTACTGTATTCTCTgactattatattattattattattattattattattattattattattattattattattattaagtattacTCGTGGGTTTTGTCACTGTGCAAGTCTCCACCGTTCATCCTCTTATACATTACTGTGGATGAACTAtgcaaatttttatattttttcaatttggttctcaatttttttttggcgatttagttctaattaaagatcaattgattttgatttcttatgaaaatGTAAGATTGAAATAAGAGGGacctgaataaaaaaaaggcgtTAAACATGGGTGACATGATATAAGTTTCGTAAAAGAtacaatttggtccttgaactttaaaaatcatgcaaattatataatttcaatacctcaatatttttccaattcaattttggtacaaaaatttattttttttattttttggtcattggttgagagaggagagagagaggtcgcCGAATTCCGAcagtagagagaaaaaaatatcattgataccaatttaggccaccaaaacaaataatatttatattaaacgGTTCCAATTGTTGAGGGAAgttcatattatatatatttttttacctttaaagttcatgaaaaaaaaagatctaaactTAACTTGATTTTAGTTACTGGggcaatttttttagtttttttaggtcataaataaatttatcatgatttttataatgttttatagatgttttggataaaaaaaatagattaaaaaacaggttttttgataaaaaaaacttaaatctcaATTTTCATGGACCACAATGATTAAAACCTTGGTAAATCAAACGACGTGTAGTCTCCCTCAATACACAacatgttatttaattattatttttaaataataaaaaatccttgTCCTCGCAATATTGTTACAAAACCCAATAGCTGTGGGGTGGGATATTTGAAGTTTCGCTGATTGAATTTTAGCACATCTACATATccattgacttttcttttttaagctagtaaaatattgtgtgactaatattttttaaaatattttttaaaataatattttttatttataaaaaattattttttattatcaccgcatcaaataaaaaacaatttaaaaatattaaaaaataattaattttaaaaaaattaaaatttttcttaaacaCGCTTctacactgaaaaaaaaaccacatttaaaaaaatatttgaaagtatagttgtggttgtttttcaaaatgtttttttctcataaatatattaaatttttttaaaaaaattattttttatatcaataaatcaaaattatttaaaaatattaaaaatatattaattaaaaaaaataaaaaatttaaaactttttgtaaatattttcaaaatatataaaaaaaaagcacccTTAATAAATGCCTGTATCATCGATATTAATCGACTTGTCAAGGACAAGGACAATACAATTTCCTGGCATTAACGCCTTGTGTTTGGTATATTTCACTTTCTCACTGCCGACCAACTTTATTATCAGGTCCTGGTAGTACAGTCGGtggaaattgtgtttttaaaattttaattttttttatttaaaataaatttttaaatatttttagatcattttaatatactaatatcaaaaataatttttttattttaatatatttatagataaaaaacactttaaaacactACCGCTATTACAATGCTAAATATATCCTAAAATAATTCTGTAACGATTGAGGTGTCTTAATTAAGTTTCATTTGAGTtaacaacaattttttaaaattttattttaaaataaaactgaaattactatttttttttaaaaaaatacaaagttttAACAAGAGTCTAGTTTAAACCATGTTTGAGAGtttagtaaatattattttttaaaatattttttattttaaaatatattaaaataatatttttttaaaaatatttttattattgaaatcaataaattaaaacaattaaaaaaacattaagaaaatattaatttaaagtttttttttaaataaaataaaaaagcatggcGGAACCGAGACATACGGGAACTTGGTAACGGTGGCACTGAGAACCGAGTCCTGACTGGAACATTTACATGCTTTTGTCTTTGTACATTTGCCTTGTATTTTTACCAAGCAAGCTCCAATGGCATCGAGAATTACTATCATCATCCTCTTTCATgtatttctctctttaaaattgCATACTGCAAAAGCACAAGCATGGATCAAAGCTGGCTATTGGTTTTCTGGCAGTGACCTCCCAATTTCTGACATAAATTCTACCCTCTATACTCACCTTATTTGTGCTTTTGCTGGCCTTAATTCATCTTCGTATCACCTGTCTATCTCCTCCTCAGATGACCAATTCTTCTCTGCCTTCACAAACACCGTAAAACAGAAGAATCCATCGATCACTACCTTACTATCCATTGGAGGAGGAAGCGCAAACTATTCAACACTCTCTGCAATGGTAGGCAATTCTACTTACAGGAAGTCTTTCATAGATGACTCAATAAAAATAGCGAGGCATTATGGCTTTCAAGGGCTAGACTTCAGCTGGGTTTCGGCCAACACAAGCGATAACATGGACAGTATGGGTACCCTCTTCGAAGAGTGGCGTGCTGCTATTGCTTTGGAGAGAAGAAAGTCTAGCCTGTCAGAACTCATCCTGACAGCAGCGGTTCAGTACTCGCCAAGACTGGATTCCGGGAGTTTCCCTATAGACTCTATACGGAAGAATTTGAATTGGACTCATGTGCTGGCTTTTGACTACTACATGCCTACATGGGCTAAATTTACGGCTGCTTTTGCAGCTTTGTATGATCCTGATAGTGATGTTAACACTGATTTTGGAATAGCAGCATGGATTAATGGAGGATTACCGGCTAGTAAGTTGGTTTTAGGTTTGCCTTTCTATGGTTATGCGTGGAAACTTGCAAACCTGAATGAAAGTGCCATTGGCGCACCAGCAACGGGACCAGCCGTTACAGAAGATGGAGACCTGAGCTATAAAgatatcaataattatttcaaaacaaacgGAAGAGTTAATCCTATCTACAATTCCACTTATGTGGTAAATTACGGCATCGTAGGGCCAGCTTGGATTAGTTTTGATGGTGTCGATGTTGTTAGAACTAAGGTTTCTTATGCCAAGGAGAAGGCCCTCCTCGGATATGTTGTATGGGAAGTCTCTTATGATGACAACTGGGTACTCTCTCAAGCAGGTATGGGAATGTTCTAAAGCCACCAAATGGTTTTTTGACCATCGTGATAACAATGATGTCAAGAGGTTGGCCttgattgattaatttgattgttaATGTGCAATATATAGAGAATCTTGCCAGATATTCTTTTTATCTGAATTCTTATGAATTCCTACTTGCTTCAGGGTAAAACCAAAAGGCCATCATCAGCTATTTGTCATTAAGGCTTGTCATATATAATGCAGGATTGTGTACCTActtgcagttttttttattcttttgtgtgTTTAGATGGTTGGATATTGTCTGCCTATATAAATTCGACAATTGGTACCATCTGGCTGccaaaaataatgatttatcaTCCTTGAATAATCTgtgattacattttttttatgcaaaacatctgcatcattttcttttaaatctttcTTGAATAATCTTTTATCATCCTTGagtaatcttttaaaatttactgGACACAGACAATTCTGATCACTAATTCACATAATATGTTTATGTCCTCAGCTGGGGCGGTTGACTCAGCTGGGGGGGGTGACTCAGGTGGAGGGGTTGATCTCAAACACGAAGGACGACCAAAATCCCGTATATTGATTATCATCTTGACAACAACTGCTGCTGTTATTATTCTACTGGGCTTggcattttatttcataagaAATAGAATCCTCAAATCAAAGAGTAAAGAAACAAAGTTGAAAGTAAATAATGCGGCGGCAGCAGGCGACTTCGACAGCAATAATCCTGATCTGATAGTATATAGTTTGGCAGATATTGAGAAAGCTACAGACCAGTTTGCATTTGAAAATAAGCTTGGGGAGGGCGGATTTGGCCCTGTTTACAAggtaattaactaattattctTTATTGGTTACAATGGGACATTACTCTTCAACTCATGATGCTATATTTTGTTGAGGATTCGTGGAGGTATGCAACCATTTGCAAGAATGGACTGTGATTAAGCATTTCTAGAGACATGCACCACTTGTGAAAATGGAGTCATTAAGTGTCTGTCTCCTGCCATTTAGAAAACTGTCTCTTTTGCAGGAGATTAGGATAAGATATGCTTATCTTTATTGGAGATAACTTTCAAACTGTTGAATCAGGAAGATATAGGAGGCATATTCAAGATAACTTGCAAACTGATATTGTGATAAACTTGTATACTCGAGATAGACTTCAATTCTATTTTAACTTTCCAGTAGCTTAAATATAGGAGAAGATATTGTGATAAACTTGTATACTCATTAAAATTCTTCAAGCATTCAGATTTCAGTCTTTGAGTGAAAGAAATTAGCATGACATTCTGTTTTTCCAGGGTGTCTTACCAGGTGGACAAGAAATAGCAGTGAAAAAACTTTCGAAATCCTCTACTCAAGGATTTGATGAATTCAAGAATGAGGTTATGCTCACTGCAAAATTACAACATGTAAATCTCGTGAAAGTTTTGGGATTTTGcgttgagagagaagagaaggtgCTGATCTATGAGTACATGCCAAAAAAAAGCCTGGACTCTTACCTATTTGGTTAGCACTCAGCATCCTTTTATGCTTggatttacataaataaaaaaagatttgagtgTGATTTAGTCTTTTATTGCATTACAATTTCCGACATTCTTATGGATGTTCTTGTCAGTAAGATCGAAAATGCTTATAGCCTTGATAGTTTGTTATCTGATATGACAGATCCGATTAGGCGATATTTGTTGGATTGGAAGAGAAGGGAAGAAATCATTGAAGGGATTACTCAAGGCCTTCTATACCTCCAAGAATATTCGAGACTGACAATTATCCACCGAGACTTGAAAGCCAGCAACATTTTACTGGATGGGGATATGAAGCCTAAGATATCTGATTTTGGTATGGCTAGAATTTTCACAAAAGATGAACAAGAAGCAAACACTAGCCGGCTTGTTGGGACATAGTAAGCATCATGCACAAATTCATTtcatacataaattatttttgaaaacttaACATTGTGAATGAAATCATCCTGTGCAGCGGTTATGTTCCTCCGGAATACGTCAGAAACGGCGTGTATTCCATAAAATCTGATGTTTACAGTTTTGGAATAGTACTACTGCACATCATAAGCGGCAAGAAGAATGGCTCTTTGTATGGTTCTGATGAAACTTTAAGCCTCCTAGAATACGTAAGTTTCTTGATAACACAACTGACGATATTTTAGATTTTGCATTTGTCATGCatgattatgatttttgttaattGCAGGCTTACGAGCTGTGGAAAGATGGTAAAGGCATGGAGATCATGGATCCATCGCTGGATGATACATTGTCCTCTTGTAAATTGATCAAATGCTTGCAAATTGCACTGCTATGTGTCCAAGAAAATCCTATTGATAGGCCGTCTATGTTGGAAGTTTCTTCAATGCTAAAAAACGAAACTGCCATTGTGACCATTCCCAAAAGGCCTGCTTTTTCTGTGAAGACAGATGAAGATGACAAAAACAGACCTGAGCAATTGCACTTAAAGATTTGTTCAGTTGATGATGCAACAATTTCGCAAGTCGTCGGGCGATGAGGAAGTACTTTCTTGCAGACGCTTTAAGCAAATGCTAAATCTGTTTACAGACTTGAACAGCAAGCTCGTTGTGTTTTTTCTAGATTATTATCAGAAATTTACAGTAAAAGTTTGACGGCATGCACATTGTTAATGGAATCAAACAACTCCGAGGCTTGCCTCTGTAAGAATTGATTCAGGATTTGCAACTTAACTATAATGCCATGCAATATGCCTCTTTCCACTAAGCAGTTAGTTCTGAATAAATTTGCTCACTGGCTTCATGTCTTGGGACAACTTGCTATACATAAAGTtattgtcacgacccgaatcccgggtcCGTGACCGGCAACGCAGGAGCGGTGCTGGAAGGACACCCCGCCCGCGCTAAGCCTCAAAACGGACATATCAAAAGagtaatttattcaaaaatacgcagcatttcataatcttcagaaatcttatattattcaaaactgatgaaaccaaaagatagtttaaaactcctcatcagtaattaaaacaaaacaataatccataatactcattacattgtcaaaatccaaacttaatcaaAACAAGGTAATAGTGGAGCGCCTAAGACATCGAATCAAACAGCCTTGAAAGATAAACAAGGCATACTGAcccaaaactgaagaagcaggaacactcaacaaggttcacctgctatcagaaactaagaacctgaaataatattaagaatgaggggtgagttcaaccaactcagtgagggaataataattaatatacattttagatattcttgatattaatagTTCGCAAGATCATCATTTATCTTGAtgtacatatacatatacatatacatatacatatcatatacatactaaacGTATCATCATAACGTAGTGGACTATatgtcagagatcagatgacacccgaaggtgaccagatgacacTCGAAAgtgaccagatgacacccgaaggtgaccactgtgggatgatcagtcaccacaggctgatgcctctctcaccagctaggtatacatacagaatactatgtgcacataggctaactactctccgttagcatggagttactgacaagtcccatatcaagacataatagatattcacataatcatcaaagaaacgtatatcatatcaaatatgATTTACTTTGACAGATtgcgagtgcaaattcaagaataaatgagtactcggaaaataagcaacatatataattattcaaggAATTAACGAGTTGTACTCattgtataatcaacatacatatttacttatcatatatgcatattaaagattatcccaCTCACCCGGAAAATATAGAACTAAAGGAATGTCAGACGAAAGACCCGAAAATCCTATTGAGGAtcgttaggagaacctacaacaatatgaaaatatactcaaaagcaaCTCAAACAAGAGATCctaatgcataaaataaaaccaggtttagtctcctaagtttatggactaaaacgacaattttccaaaacagggaccaaaacgtaattttaccaaaactgGACCAATCTGGAAAATACATAACTATACTGAattttcacccataaaccatccttaattctgtctagaacgaaccagggaccgaactgtaattttcataaagttcagggactaaaatgtaaattcccaaaattgagggaccaaactgaaaatattccaaatcaattatcaaactcagattcatcatccttaacctcatataacactgtccagaatctcaaaatacaagtaggggtcaaattataattttcccaaagtttagggactaaactgtaatttcacaaattgagggaccaaattgaattttcgtcatcttcaacctcaaacccagaatttcaCAGATTACCTACTGTCATCTACTGAAttctaacacaatttcaccattcaaataaaatcataactcaaaattatCATCTTTACCTACAATCTCTCACaatcaactaattaaccaattacccataacaatcaacccataaccttccaattaattcatcactcaaactcaaaacacaatattcaaaaccctaacatttatcaaaacagaacttaaagcttaaagaacacatatttatacataatcttacctttaaacttatttcctccaactcctttcctttttcccttattttcccctcttttctcttcttcttcttcctcctcccttctctctcacggtttGCTCCTTCCATTTTCAgatccctctttctttcttcttctttcttctatttatatttatcaactatTGTTCAATTACCACaatacccctcatttaattatacttaCTTTTAAGCCTCCAAGGGCTTGGTTGGCCTTTCCTACTAATTTATTTGCAAAACATCACAATCTCCCCACCTTATAAAAGTTTCGTCCTCGaaacttaaaatttaagaacCAAAGTCTTACCATCatgatcaaataaattatttaaaacttaTCTCTAAATTGTATTTCTTAAACTATCATTTAAAGTccactaaaaacaaaatcaatatatagCACCATGCTTTCGTTGCGCACTCTGATATATCTCATGCATAACTTTTCTTAATTCATATCcctcaaaatcaaacaacataCCCTTCAATTTCTCTTGAATCAACTTTTCTCAAACAACTTATCTCAAATCATATCTCTTCAAAATCAAAACGCAtcctcataattttattttattcttttatttttaagcatcAGGTAAAAGAATTCAGCTTTATAGTTGGGGAATGTCATGAAGTAACAAAGTCTAATGAACAACAACAATTATGAGCTCAAACTTTCAAGAGGTATCAATTATGGAGGAAATGTTGA includes:
- the LOC7493413 gene encoding putative cysteine-rich receptor-like protein kinase 20; the encoded protein is MASRITIIILFHVFLSLKLHTAKAQAWIKAGYWFSGSDLPISDINSTLYTHLICAFAGLNSSSYHLSISSSDDQFFSAFTNTVKQKNPSITTLLSIGGGSANYSTLSAMVGNSTYRKSFIDDSIKIARHYGFQGLDFSWVSANTSDNMDSMGTLFEEWRAAIALERRKSSLSELILTAAVQYSPRLDSGSFPIDSIRKNLNWTHVLAFDYYMPTWAKFTAAFAALYDPDSDVNTDFGIAAWINGGLPASKLVLGLPFYGYAWKLANLNESAIGAPATGPAVTEDGDLSYKDINNYFKTNGRVNPIYNSTYVVNYGIVGPAWISFDGVDVVRTKVSYAKEKALLGYVVWEVSYDDNWVLSQAAGAVDSAGGGDSGGGVDLKHEGRPKSRILIIILTTTAAVIILLGLAFYFIRNRILKSKSKETKLKVNNAAAAGDFDSNNPDLIVYSLADIEKATDQFAFENKLGEGGFGPVYKGVLPGGQEIAVKKLSKSSTQGFDEFKNEVMLTAKLQHVNLVKVLGFCVEREEKVLIYEYMPKKSLDSYLFDPIRRYLLDWKRREEIIEGITQGLLYLQEYSRLTIIHRDLKASNILLDGDMKPKISDFGMARIFTKDEQEANTSRLVGTYGYVPPEYVRNGVYSIKSDVYSFGIVLLHIISGKKNGSLYGSDETLSLLEYAYELWKDGKGMEIMDPSLDDTLSSCKLIKCLQIALLCVQENPIDRPSMLEVSSMLKNETAIVTIPKRPAFSVKTDEDDKNRPEQLHLKICSVDDATISQVVGR